Proteins encoded by one window of Ascochyta rabiei chromosome 1, complete sequence:
- a CDS encoding RNA polymerase II mediator complex subunit: MADILTQMQDEVDMLLNIMQSQLFQIRTRAPPSVPEGQQKLSSFAEKEATDKSENATQHSAQPTQTNEPAPPAQPTKQEFNKDLKEMAEDLVVKSQQIEMLIANLPGVHSSEAEQVQRMKELERELEELESERLQAVKDKELLLTKVEEKIMGVGRMR, translated from the exons ATGGCCGACATTCTTACGCAGATGCAAGATGAGGTGGACATG CTTCTGAACATCATGCAGTCGCAGCTCTTCCAGATACGCACCAGGGCGCCCCCAAGTGTACCAGAAGGCCAGCAAAAGCTCAGCTCGTTCGCTGAGAAAGAAGCCACCGACAAGTCTGAGAACGCAACACAGCACTCTGCGCAACCCACCCAGACCAACGAGCCCGCACCACCCGCACAGCCGACTAAGCAAGAATTTAACAAGGATCTAAAAGAGATGGCGGAAGACCTGGTAGTCAAGTCGCAGCAGATCGAGATGCTAATAGCGAATCTGCCTGGTGTTCACTCGAGTGAAGCCGAGCAAGTGCAGCGCATGAAGGAGCTCGAAAGGGAATTGGAAGAGCTCGAAAGCGAGCGGCTACAAGCCGTCAAGGACAAAGAGCTGTTGCTGACGAAGGTGGAGGAGAAGATCATGGGCGTTGGCAGGATGCGATGA
- a CDS encoding DNA-(apurinic or apyrimidinic site) lyase, with amino-acid sequence MQTRSARSGVANAAKGGITKSRKMAVPRRRSAVISTNAAVSSTNKSKTGSISITKGNPSSVSPTIKTTTGDTKYKTWFKHAHFSPFPNFESPTEEQCRRTHEILEQMHGDTVRKNFAEMSNPEQHYPHVMDALVVAQLSQATAWSNAQRAMRNMANVYGSTFAYQKILDGGVEKLQDALRPGGMQNRKAKMLTKLLLDVKERHGNWDLDFLFKLSNEDAMKEVLQYHGIGPKSAFCLLSICLQRQSFAVDTHIYRITGLWGWRPKNASREKAQSHLDAKIPSELKFALHYLFIVHGRECPVCRGNGNVLAECEFERLYSKRA; translated from the coding sequence ATGCAGACTAGGTCCGCTCGTTCAGGCGTTGCTAACGCCGCAAAGGGTGGCATTACGAAGTCTCGAAAGATGGCGGTCCCACGACGACGTAGCGCAGTGATCAGTACTAATGCTGCTGTCAGCAGCACCAATAAGTCAAAGACTGGCTCGATATCAATCACGAAAGGCAACCCGAGTAGCGTTTCACCGACTATTAAGACGACCACCGGCGACACGAAATACAAAACATGGTTCAAACATGCTCATTTCTCGCCCTTCCCAAACTTCGAAAGTCCAACTGAGGAGCAGTGTCGCCGAACACACGAAATTCTGGAGCAGATGCACGGCGATACCGTGCGCAAAAACTTTGCAGAAATGTCTAACCCGGAGCAACACTACCCTCATGTTATGGACGCTCTGGTGGTCGCACAGCTCAGCCAAGCCACAGCCTGGTCTAATGCACAACGCGCCATGAGGAACATGGCCAACGTATACGGGTCGACTTTTGCTTATCAAAAAATTCTCGATGGCGGGGTTGAGAAGCTCCAGGACGCCCTCAGACCTGGCGGCATGCAGAACCGAAAAGCTAAGATGTTGACGAAGCTGTTACTTGACGTTAAGGAACGACATGGAAATTGGGATCTTGACTTCTTGTTCAAGCTCAGCAACGAAGACGCCATGAAAGAGGTTCTGCAGTACCATGGTATAGGGCCCAAGTCTGCTTTCTGCTTGCTGAGCATCTGTTTGCAGAGGCAGAGCTTCGCTGTCGACACACACATCTACCGGATTACGGGTCTGTGGGGCTGGAGGCCAAAAAATGCCAGTCGGGAGAAGGCGCAGAGTCATTTGGACGCGAAGATCCCTTCCGAGCTTAAGTTTGCTCTGCATTACTTATTCATCGTGCATGGCAGGGAGTGCCCGGTATGTCGCGGCAACGGGAATGTGTTAGCAGAGTGTGAATTCGAGCGGCTGTACAGCAAGAGAGCTTGA